Below is a window of Candidatus Omnitrophota bacterium DNA.
CCTTATTCAATATCATAAATAAGTCACAAAAATCCAGGGCTTCGTCCATATGGTGGGTAGCTAGTATTACGGTTTTGCCCTGCGTTTTCACCAAAGTTCCTTTAATGAAGTTTCTCAGGTTCAAGGCGGCGGCGTAATCGAGGCTTTTGGTCGGTTCATCTAGCAATAGGAGTTCAGGGTCATGGAGCAACCCTCTCATTAACGCAAAACGTCTCTTCATGCCGGTCGAATAGGAATCGAACCTTTTGTCCGCGTAATCGACCGCAAATAGTCCCGACAGCTCATTTATCCTGGATTTAGCAGCTTTCCCGTCGAGCCCGTAGAGAGCGGCAAAAAATTCCAAATTTTGCCTGCCTGTAAGGCGCCAGTAGAAACTCCTCTCCTCATCAGTCACCAACCCGACGGACATTTTTATCTTTTCTTCAAGATCAGATCCGTTGAACAATACAGCTCCCTTGTCAGGCAGGAGGAGCGTAGCGATTATCTTTAAAAGGGTGGTCTTGCCCGCTCCGTTCGGTCCGAGGACAGCGAGTGTTTTCCCCCTCTCAAGGCGGAAGGAAACATCCTCGAGCGCCCTGACCGGTATCCCGCGCCTGAGATCGAGCCTGATTAATTTTCCGAAAGAGAGGGGAGGGGTGAAATCCTTGGTTACCCCGTCTACTTCCAATATAAGTCTCATCTGATTAGGTTTTTATTTCGCCTTTGACTAACTATACCACCGCAAAAAGTAATTGGCAACCAGTTTATTGATATTAATAAAGTTATTGAAAAAGCAGGGAGATATTGTTATAATAACCCTGAGATGAAAGATAAAAATCAGTTTATCGCAGTAAGCCTTATCCTTTGCCTCCTAGCTTTTTTGCCCGCCCCTGTCTTTTCCGAGGAGAAACAAGCCCAAACCGGGAATAAAGGTTATCTTGCGGGAGGGCCTAAAGAAGCAGGACCGGCCCCGGCCGCCGCAGAAGAGGAATATTGGACGAGGCCCCTGGAATATCACATAGGTAATGGCGATGTTATCGAAATTTCAGTGTGGGACATTGCCGAACTTTCCAAGGATATAACAGTCCGTCCGGACGGGAAAATTTCATATCCGCTGATAGGCGAGGTGGATGTCTACGGATTAAGCATGAGCCAATTGAACGACGAGTTGACGAAAAGATTTTCCGTTTACGTCAGGCATCCGCAAGTTACGGTCATCCTCAAGAAATTCGAAGGCAAGAGCGTATTTATATTAGGTGAAGTC
It encodes the following:
- a CDS encoding polysaccharide biosynthesis/export family protein, which translates into the protein MKDKNQFIAVSLILCLLAFLPAPVFSEEKQAQTGNKGYLAGGPKEAGPAPAAAEEEYWTRPLEYHIGNGDVIEISVWDIAELSKDITVRPDGKISYPLIGEVDVYGLSMSQLNDELTKRFSVYVRHPQVTVILKKFEGKSVFILGEVKSPGVYKYGGQVRLIEAISGAGGFTLDAVPRSVLVIRGDITKDKKPQLIKIDVANIYTKAYLRNNILLQPNDIVFVSRSFIANATDFFSKINQPLTSYILTKQIINPGW
- a CDS encoding ABC transporter ATP-binding protein; amino-acid sequence: MRLILEVDGVTKDFTPPLSFGKLIRLDLRRGIPVRALEDVSFRLERGKTLAVLGPNGAGKTTLLKIIATLLLPDKGAVLFNGSDLEEKIKMSVGLVTDEERSFYWRLTGRQNLEFFAALYGLDGKAAKSRINELSGLFAVDYADKRFDSYSTGMKRRFALMRGLLHDPELLLLDEPTKSLDYAAALNLRNFIKGTLVKTQGKTVILATHHMDEALDFCDLFMILNKGKLRAMGTLGQLREQAGDPAATLGEIFVKLTTGS